Below is a genomic region from Dryobates pubescens isolate bDryPub1 chromosome 1, bDryPub1.pri, whole genome shotgun sequence.
AATTTTCCTTATGAAAAAGCATATATGGATAGTTACTTTTTGCATTGCAGACCATGTTTTAGCAGAAGTAGTAGCCCTTAGTGCTAGTGTGTTCACTGTGACAAGTTCAAATATAGTCCCTGGTTGTTACAAATCCTCATATTAAAAGCATTGTGACACAGGAAGCTTCCCTGCAcctcttgcagagctgcttgctAGTTGAGGTTAGTGTTTGCTCTATCAACACCAAACTTCAACAACTTCACATCTGGAGTCTCAGTGGCATTTGTGTCAATGAATTGCTACATGTTCAGGCTTTGCTGTAGTAGGCAGGGCAGTGATAAGCAAATTACTTGTTGTAAAGTAAAATCTGGACATGTAGATCCTCTACAATGTAAAATTAGGCACTAGAGAACAGGATATGTCTCTTAATTTGAGATGAAGTATCCTGTAAATTTGTTGTCATCTTGATTccccccagcagtgctccaAATAAGCACTGGAAGGCAAGAGTGGGGAAGGGGGACATTGAAAGCATCTTTCTCTCAATCACATGTTTGAGTGCAAAAATAAGAAGATTCATGTTTTCAAGcatttatttttgctgttttgctttagtTGAAAGGATGTGTAACCATGTGTAGGTTACAGTATACACGACAAGCTTGTTTACAGGATGAACAAATAGAGATCCAGACTAGAACTGATGACAAAATTATGTTAACACCCAGAAATGTCTCTTCTTAATCCCAACAGAGTCACACTGCATGCAGTATGGTAGAGGCATaatttgtttcttctctgtcaTCCTTTTGGGTTTCTGTTGTGAAAACTCACCGGCTGACTCAGTTGCAAAGCAGGTTCTAGGCAGGAATTAGTTTAAGTAGAGCAGTTTTAATAGCCCAGGAGTCAGCTTCTCAGGAGGAAATGCCACatccctgagctggcagatacTTACATTTATATGACTGCACAAAATTTGAGTTTGGCATCCAATTAAGACACACAAACTGCACAGCGATTTTGTGGCCACTGGAAAAAGAACAGCAATGGAACTGTCTTAAGAGGAGAGTGGGAGGGGATGAAAACCACTCCAAGTCCTTCATTGCAGACAGTTTCATTGCCCCAGTTATAGAAAGTTAAGAGGTCTGCAGGTGGCTGTAGTCTGCAAACTAAATGTCCCAGCTTAGCAGAAGTCCAGGCTAGTGGATTCATTACAGTTGGTTGATAAGACTTCAGGCAAAGAAGGCAGaaagagaatgagagaaaatcAATGAGTGAAGTGGTCCTATGGAAGTGCATAGTACCTCAAAACAGACCTGAACTAAGTTAAATGTGTATATGCTACATTCACCTGTACACAAACCCACTTTGTGAGTGCTTTTTCAGTTCAAAATGCGTGCTAGCAGATTGCATGTAATTTAGGAGGGGTTTAGGAGTTAAACTCCAATTTAACAACAGTCACTTTGACATTGATCTGGCCAAGGCTTTGTGTAAAAAGCACAACTGCTGTGCGTTCTGACAGCCTGTGATTTTAAAATCAGCATGTTATCGCAGACAGGAGTCTTTCTTCTCTATTTCCTGATTCTTCAGTTGGAGCTAGGCTACACAGAACTTGCAATGTACAAGTCTAGCATTTGCCATAAACTTTTCTTCGTGCTACTCTATAAACAATGAAGATGAAGAACCCATCAGAAAATCAAATCTATTATCCCAGTGTTTGATGTTGATGGCTGTGAGTTCTTAGCTGTAGCATTTAATGGGAATCCTTTTCACCCAGGAGTGTAGTTTCTATCTGTTTTAGCATTAAAACTCCTCATAGCTTCCTTTTATAAGGAAGTGTCAGAGTAAGTCCAAATTCAATTATAACATACAATGATCTTTTGAACTCTTTGGAGAGTCCTTTGGAAGCCTAGCATAGGGAGGGGTATCTCATATTATACTACATGTAATGTTGAGGTAGCTCTGTATTTTAAGCAACAAAGTAGTAAGCTTCCAGACTCCAAGGGAAACACTTAGCACCTGTTACTTTGAATTGAGTGGGACATAATCCTTATtccttaaaaatgaaataatgcAGCAAAGAAAACCCCTCAGTGACTCCAACAAGTTTGTTTCTGTAATGGAAGTTGTGATAACAGATCATACATCCATTCCTCCTCACTGACTTACTGTGGTACTATAATGGTGCGTGCTGGTTTTGTAATTTAAATGTAACAGAGCAAGGAGCAATGGCCTCACCTTTCCCAAAAAATTAGAAGGAGTGGAGCAAACATGAAAATTACAGAACATgaaggaccttgaaaggtcatctagttcaacccttCTGCTGGAGAAGGATCACCTGgaataggtcacacaggaatatgtccaggcaggttttgaaaatctccagagaaggagatacTTAAAATTGCTGAGGAAGCTTAATATCAGACAAGAACTGAAAATAATTTAGTCATGCTGAAGTCTAAAGTCTTACATGCTGAAGTCTGGTCATAAATGGGTGGAGCAAGGTCAAGTGCAGCTCTGAATGGAGGAGATGATGTGCAGCATGGTTGTCattattttgattttctttttggttCTCGTTGTTTTCTAACATCATTGCTAATAAAGGCCTTGGATCTTTCATCTTTTTTCATACAAAAACAGTTAGCGTAGCTGGAAAAAGTGCATTGTTCTTAATAGGTCACTTAAGTTATGTGGTGAGCCTGGTGCTGAAGGGCAGGCATGTACCACAAAAGGATGTAGCATTAATTCTGGTGAGTAGAGCCTCTGACTCCCAGGCGCTTCCCATCCTGTGCAGGCAGCAATGCCATAAGCATGCTGTTCCTCTGGTTCAGCTTCTCTGTGCTACGTCAGCCTTGCCAGCTCTCTGTGAATGTAGGAGAAGGTATGTTTGATTTCAGCAGTTCTGTTGTCCTCAAATACCTTGCTGAATCAGGGCCTCCATGGGAAACATTCTTGTCGTGGAAGTCAGAGTGGGAAAAGATGCTCCGCGGGCGTAGGGGTGAAGTTCAACGCCAGCCTTGTTTTGGCAGTCACCCCTCACTGTACAGGCTCTTCTCCCCCGTTGGAATGGGTGTAATAATTTGTTTGACAAATATCAGTCAGGCTTCCTGCACAAATGTTTCACAGACTGAAATGTTGTGTTTGAATGACTTTAATTCTAATTCCTTCATTCACATGCACAGCATGTATTTTTCCTACAGAGTCAGAAGCGAGAGCGTTGGCCAAGGAGaggcaaaagaaagacaatCACAACTTGAGTAAGTTTGTTCTTCTCTTTTTGCACTATTTCTAGGCATGATTTTAGGCATTGAGTGTTGGTTTTCAAAGTCTGAATGAGACACTTCATGGAGGATATAGTCCTTGATGTTATTTCCATAGATCAAATATCTCCAGTTGCTGTGAAACTTGCTTAAACCTGCTGCTGAAGTGTAAGCTTTATTGCTCTTTTTCTCCTAAGACAAATGAAAGGGTAGTTATCATCACTGGAATTACTGGGAACAGCATTTAATCCAGTTGCTCTTAACAAATCCACCTTGCAcaatttttccttttgaaaaaacTAATCTTAACTCTTCCATATGTGGTCAGTTTGTATCTTTAAACATCAGTGTGGCAATTTTATAAACTGCATTAGGGAAGGCAATGTGTATTTCCAAgtcgggggcggggggggaaagcAAGGCGTTTAAAAATAATCAGCATCTTATGACTTTGACTTTCcttttatattttatattacTAGAAAAAGAAGGAACTCTTTTCTGCCTTGAGCTATTCAGAAGCCTTTTCCCCACCATGAAAAGCTAATGCAGGAAAACTAGTATTTAAGTTCCACTTTTGGATCCTCAGAATGTTGCAACTGGAagagtgctttaaaaaaaaaaaaaaaaaggcaatgctACATTTTGTCCCTTTTTGGGATTTCCTGGAGTATTTCAATATTTGTCTCTGGATTTTTCTGTGATGCTTTTCCCTGGGAAAACCTGCACTTCTCAGTTGATGGCTGACACAGCCATTGTGGGTTTGAGAGTCTTAGTTCAACTCGACCCCTTCAGCAGCGCCACATTTTTCCAGCACAGACAAAACTTCCATCCTTAGCCTGCCCGTATGTAGGAGAACAAAGTAAATTGTCACTGGACTTTAAGCTTTGGGCAAGCATTTCCAAGATGGTTAAAGAAATCATTGGTTCTAATTCTTTGTGTGTTGCAATTAAGTGTGGATGTGACTTGTAACGTTTCTGCTGTTTTTCCTGAAGTTGAACGAAGAAGAAGATTTAATATTAACGACCGTATAAAAGAGCTGGGCACTTTGATACCCAAGTCAAATGACCCGTAAGTGTAACAAGGAGACTGTGGgagggaggtgtttaaaacatgcatatatatatcTTTAAGGAACAAAAAGAATTTACCAGAAGAAAACCTGAAAGAAACCCCCAAGTTGTTTTTTATCATCTGGGCACTCCGTGACTGTAGAAATTCTTGAAGGTCATAGTTTGGCAAAACAGAACCAGTTCCTCTTTCGTTGAAAAGGGAGGGCAGTTTATCTGGGAAGCCATCAtattccccttccccccagtgtCTCTTCACTGATAATTTGCCACTGTTTGTGTTAATTTCCAAGTAGTTCTTTTGGGTGGTtttactgctgctgccttgtctGAACACTTCCTCAGTGCTGATTCAGTTTCAAGGAGACGCCTTTGCTCTGCATCCTGAAAGGCTCACTTAAGTCTGAATCAATGCTCAATGATGCTTTTGGGGAGTTTCCATTACTTTATGGCAGTTGCACATGGAACAGTTCATAGCAAGTCTTCAGAGAGGCTCTTTAGCTTCCTCTAAGGCAAGCAAGACAACACTGCATAGTATCAACATACAGGACAGGTGGGTCTTTGATCTTATAGTCTGCAGCAAACTTTTTATTTAAACAAAGTAAGATGATGCTGAGGGAGAAGGTGGTACAGGCAGCTTCTCTAAGTGAGTGTGGGAGGAATAATGTGGGAGAAGTAATATGGGAGCTGAGGAACCATCACCCTTAGGCTGCAGTGTGGCATTTATATTTTGTCCAGAGTTTACTTTTAAAGCATCTGATGCTGTATTGGGCTCTTTCCTTCCTACTGTAGAACCGTCCTGGTGCACTGCCATCAGGATACAATTGCTTGCTGATTCTTGGGGAGGTAAAGAGCCTCAGATCCTCCtcccacagaagcagcagctcataaATTGTCCTTTTAGTTCCTCCACTGAAATCGCACATCACCCAAACAACAAGGTGTGCAATGTTTGAGAGGAGTCTTGGGGGATTCATTGTTGTTGTCTTGCATCAATTTAAAGGAGACCCTAGTTTTCAGTCACTCTGCATAGTGGTGATCACAGATTGTGCTGAAGGTGGAGGCTGATTTCTGGGGACTGTGGGGAGCTTAGTGCCTCCCGCTTgggccagagctggctgcagtctgCTTCCAATAGCTGCGCTCTGGCCCCATCTAGTGCAATTCAAATGCTGTTCATCAGCTTGGGATAAATGAGCCGGGCGTCATGAGGTGTAATCATAGCTACTGATGTGGATGCCATGACTAAAATAAAGCCTCCAGAGAGCcttacctcctccttttttattGATTTCAAAGGGATATGCGCTGGAATAAGGGAACTATCCTGAAAGCATCCGTGGACTACATCCGTaagctgcagagagaacagCAGCGCACGAAGGAGCTTGAGAACAGACAGAAGAAGCTGGAACATGCCAACAGGCACCTGCTGCTCAGAATACAGGTTTGCTGATAAATAACCTGCAAATGCTCTTCATGTTGTAGTGTGTGGCTGCAAATAATGGTAGCTGAAATTTGAACATGGCTTAGAAGGAACCACCATTTTCATTAAGTGACCAATGCCAAgatacatatatttttttcccccagggaaaagaaaacaagatctATTTGTATACTGTTAGTATCCTGAACAAAATCCCAACACCCTAGTAAAGCACTTTTGGCCTAATTTTGTTCTCTCATAGCCAACCTAAGTCACAAACTATACTACAGAAAGATTTATATGACAATATAAATTGTGGTGGGCAGTGTTGGTGACAGCCACTGCAGCACTGTATCTTGAGTTCCCCATGGGTATCTTGGGAACTGGCTTGTCAGGGCACTGGCAGAGAAAGCCCACTTAATGGGAGGGCTTCAAGACTTTTCACATCAGGACAGCCAAGAGCTATGGATGTtgagttgcctttttttcccaaggagCTGTGGTTGGTTGTCATCTTTCTCCCTCGAGGTCTGTAGGACTGTAAAACAGTTCTCCTTTTCAACATGGAAAAGCAGTAGGTGGCGTGAATGTTCTCTCCACGAGTTATTGCCTAGGTTAGATTCACCCAGCAGCCCGTAGTACACAGAGATTCAGGCTTGAGAGGTTACTCATTAATTCTTTTGCCTTCATCTCAAGCTGGGTAGGAAACCTTAGCAACTTACACAGCTTTGATTGTCAACTCTCTTCTTGAAGTAGGCAAAGATAGGTGGGTATCCACTCCCTCTATAAAAGGGTAGTTAAAGAAGTATGTTTAGAACTGGGTGTAAGAACACATAACACAGAGACAGTGATGTCCCAGATGTTCTCACGTTGCTGCTCACCTGCAGTGTGAACATCTGAACCCTACACAcaggctgcagtgttccaggctTGGCCGCTGAGTCGAGAGACCCTTGAACCACAGCATGGCTAAGCCACAAAGTAGACGATGAAGCTAGGAATGCCTGAGAGTCGAGTGTGGCAGGAAAGAGCCCCGAAATACAACAAGCTGGGGTGAGCTTCAACACAGTTTTTGTATGTTGTTGAGCAATCTGTTTGCTAGAGGAGGACCATGAAGATGCACAACCCTTCTGTGTAGTGACATCAAGCAGTGGTATTTGAAAGTGAAGTCAGATCACTTCTTAAACATCTTCCTTCGTGTTATCCATCTACTCTGGCTTCTTTTTCAATTGACATAAAATCCAGACCCTTGAATAATGGGTGATGCATCTAGCAGCAAATAACCTGAAGTctgtattttccctttttctggtGATTCTGATTAAGCCCAGAATAAGGAACTTCTGATTTTGGTACGTTACCTGGTGGAAGAAGCTATTCCTTATTCTCCTTCCTCCACTGATCTTGCATTGTACCATTGTGAGCTGCTTGTCTTAGCTTGAAAAAAGGCTGCTAATCAGCCTCAGTGATGGGAATATCCAGAAACAGATAATCAGAGCAGTGATTGTGATTGCGATTGCCTAATACAATGCATAAGTAGAAACAGAACATCTCTCTTGCTGCTGCACTTGACAAAGGGCATTGAAATGAATTCTTCGATTATCTGTCTCCAGTCAAGTGCATCTCCATGATTAAATGTGTAGGTGGGATTTAAATTTTTCATGAAGCCTCAAAGAATCCTGGCTGTGTGTGAAGTCTAAAACCTTGCTGGGACTTACCTATAATTTTCCAGTTCAGGAATAGTGTTGCTCAGTTTTGGCTGACCTCTTTACCTCCAGCTCTACTAGGCTTCTCAAAAGAGAACTGGCTCTTCCAGGGTCTCAGCAGGAAATGACAAGTGTCTTGTAGACATGCTGTGCCTTCACATATGTGAAGTACCAAGTGTATGCTTCTctatttaatttgttttcccCCCAACTTTTGACTTTTCCTCACCTGACCTGATGCCAGACTTTCTTGCTGTGGCACTAGTTTGAGAAAAAGGCACAGGGGTGCTGAGTTTTGGCTCTGTAGGTTCTGAGAAGTATGAAGGATCTGTGTGGGTGATGTTCACCCACCTCTTCAAGAGAAATGTTCAGATGAaaatcagcagagcagaagcataCAAGGTGCAAGCACTTATAGCTGCAGGAAAGGTAGGAAAGGGTTTGTGTGCGCAGAAGGAAAGTCAAccatcatagaatcgtagaactCTTtcggctggaaaagacctcttaagatcatcaagtccaaccatcaacctaagaccaccatggccattaagccatgtcccacagtgccatgtccacatgtttcttgtacaccttcagggatggtgactccaccacctccctgggcagcctgttccaatgcctgaccactgttgcaggaaagaaatttttcctaagaAAGTAAGGTGACAGATTGTGCTTTCAGATTGTTGTTCAATTtatcccttctcctccttcacaGGAACTTGAGATGCAAGCTCGGGCACACGGACTGTCCCTTGTCCCATCTACAGGCCTTTGCTCCCCTGATATGGTCAACAGGGTCATCAAACAAGAACCTGTGCTGGACAACTGCAACCAAGACATCATGCCGCACCACACAGACCTGTCTTGCACTACCACCCTCGATCTCACTGACGGTACCATCACCTTCAGTGACAACCTCGGAAATGTGACTGAACCAACTGGCACTTACGGTGTCCCTGCAAAAATGGGATCCAAACTGGAAGACATCTTGATGGACGATACCCTCTCCCCCGTGGGAGTAACTGACCCACTACTTTCCTCCGTGTCCCCTGGGGCATCGAAGACGAGTAGCAGGCGGAGCAGCGTCAGCATGGAGGACACCGATCACGCTTGTTAGCGTATCCTTGGCACCCCTTTCACAAACTGCTTTGTTTCTTGATCAGTAGATGAAATGATTTACCTTTTGtagacttcttttttcttttttttttttttttccattttactaTATTTTTTTGTCCCCTCCCCCTTGTGCTTCATCAGTAGccctgtgtgtgtgcgtgtgtgtgtgtacatattatatatataggattttttttagcctttttttgTGAAGAAACTTGTATATTCTATTTTAAAACTACCAATGACTCCAAAATATTGTACAGCCCATGTACAGTATCTGTGAACTGGATCTGCCAAGAACTTTGAACTGGTCAAATCTACTCAAAGCAATAGAATTACAAATGAAGAGTCTGTTTctactggggggtggggaggggggtggggagagagaagaggggtggtggggagggggaatcgTAGAATTGTAAATGCAACCTATTTACTTGGAAATGAAATGTAAAGTTAAAGAATGTaaagaaaccaaaaaagaaaaaaagaaaaaaagaaaaaaaaaacaacaacaacaagaaaaagtCCAATTTGTTATTGTATTAATTGAGTAGTGCTGCCTTAAAGATACAGTGTCCCTCAAACGTTGGTCTTGATATGGCAAGGTGTTTAGGGGGAAGTACCCCACCCTACTCCACTCAGAATCCAAACAACGAAGTGTTAAGACCACCCTGATTGTGTTGATTGTGGGATAAAATGCCGTTGCTGAGAATATCAGGGAGGTGAGAGTGCTCTTTTCAATTCACCCTGAGCTGATTTGGAGTTTTCCTTTTGATCATGGTTCGAGTTTGTTTTTACTCtgaggtttttttgggggttgtgtaATACGCAATTGGTGGCTTGCCAGCAGCAAACCGCGCAGGAGCGCTGTGAGTTGGTAAATGCTCTTtggacaggaaaaagaaaaaggtagatTTTTATCAGCTGGACACATTCTGTTGTACATATCTAAgtggctttatttttcttttccattttcttttaatgGCATTGTACAGTTCATTTTGATTTGCATGGATTCCTCAGTTATCCTCGACTTTTCGGTTGAAATATTTGTATTTCGTTTGTAAgaacttttttttgtttagggctttgggttttggtttgttttggtttgttggtttttttcccccccccccttcttaaTATTGcaacattattatttttttttttgacattttTTAAAGCTCATTGGAAGTTTTCTGGGTTCTTTGTAAACACTTGAAAGGAAGCTTTTATGCAGGGTTCTGTGTTTTCAGAGAGATTTTGAGAATATTTTGTATATTACAGTCTCACTTTGCAAATGTTTTTAAACACATTTAAAGTAGAGTACAAGTTTAGGTTAGGTAATAAAAACGACTCTGTAGAGAAACTGAAACttacatatttatttttagtGATACAGACAAGAAGTAGTAAGATGCTTGGAAACATAACTATGTAGTTAATATACCCGTTAGAGTAACCTGTGTTTCATTTCAGCCAGGGCTGatataagaaaacaaaacaacaaaaaaaataccaacaaaaaaaacaaacaccaacaaacaaacaagagtaAATTGCTGTATCTGCAAATAACTGTTACTTGATAACAATGTTATTAATTTTTAACATGCAACCATGTTGTAAAAGTAGTTTGGTGCATTATCTACTCAAGTGTAGTCCTATGCAATAACGGTAGTTATCCTTGTATTATATCAAGCCTAGGTGTTCTCCAGAGGTGACCTGTGGTGTTCCAAGCTAGATGGATGGAATGGAttttctccagagcagcctACAGCTGCCTCGCAAGCGGCAGGCGAGCGTATCTCGTTCAGAATGAAGTGCCTTAAACTCTAGTTGTAGTCTTCCTTGACTAGCACTGACTGAAGTGTGGCCTAGGAGAGAGCTTTAGGGTGGTGTTCCGTAGGACCTCGAGGTGTAGCATGGTGCCTACGTGTGGAAAACAAAGAGCTTCCTGTTCTCCTTTTGTGCTACACTGGAAATGACGTAGGACGAGTGAAAGGGTTAGGGACTTGAGTGCCAGTTTGGCAGGCTTTGGAAGGAAACCTTGGGTGCAGCAGTTAGTCTTCAGAAATCAAATGTGAATGGGGTAGCGATGGGACAGCCGGGGACAAGGATGAGAGGTCCCCTAGCCTGCAGCGGGGCTCGCTGAGCTTTCATCCTATTGTTTCCCCACGGAAGGGTTCTTGAAGTGTCCcctggccagccctgctcctcctggtgctggtggtgagggGCGTGGGGCTTGGTGGATTGCAGCTAGCTGAACAGTACTGCGGGGTCTGCCTTCCTCTCGCTCTTCCTGTGGCTCTTGCTGGCTGTGTCCAGCCATCTCTGTTTCTGCTTGAGCTGTGTGTTAGCATTGATGCAACCACTGGGTTGTGGCTTTGttcttctattttttattttctgaaggaggagatggagttaGATTATAATGAtgcctctcccccccccagcccagacaGCTTTTGGGAATGTGTCTTTCCTAGGGTAGTGAAGCTCTGGCCCAGGGCAGGACCTGGGAGCCTGCGGGATGCACCACAGCTGGTGCCTTCAGACAGGGAAATTCCCTGCAAGGCAGTTGTGCCATCGTTGGCTCTGAGCTGAGTGTGCAGATACAGGCTTCTGGTGCTGCCACTTGGTGACAGATAAAGAAAATCAGGAATGTAAAATGCTTGTAGCTGTAGCACAGGGTTGGGTTACCCTTCCCCATTAAAATGGGACAGCTCTACAGCATTGTACAAAATCAGGGTGTGTGCACTTGAGTATAGTAACAGAACCACTGAGTCTATTGATTAAGGCTTTTGGGGTGATGCTTGTGCTGGGCTTTCAGGAGCTGGGAGTCTAGACTGTGGTATATAAATATTTTTCAAGCTTCTGTGAAACCACTGGTACTTGCAGCCAGCCATGACTTCTGATTTTGGGTACATGCTGTGTGGAGGCGAGTTAGGATTCAAGGAAAACCGTTACATCAAGAGCTGGATTTCTTGATACAAGTCTCTGtggccccagcagctgtgccGTGTGCTCTGCCTGCGTTGTGTTGCTCTGGGGTAACACTTGactttgctgtgccctgctcactCTTCACCCCATGTTTCCTTAGGCTACAGCCTTCCTCTGAGTTTGCCCATCCTTTGAATGGAAGCATGTTGACACTGCAGTGGGGACGTCTCTGGGAGACACAGGCCTCCAGGCAGGTGCTGTCCGGAGAGGTCTCTGCCTGTTTGTGCATTGTGGAACGCGTGGCAATGGCGTTTTGCAGGGGCTCAATGGCAGAGGACAGAGATGGCACTGGCAGGGTTTGGCATGAACTTAGGTGGAGTGAGATGGAAGAAGGTGTTGCCCAGTCTGCTGATGGTGTCTTGTGTGACACAGGCCTTCCCCGGGCGGGTGGACAGGATACCTACCAGTTCTCACTTTGCCAAAGCCATGCAACCAGCAGGAACATGCAGAGTACCGTGAAGTTCTTCCTTACTGCTTTTGGCCTATACAGCAATATTTAACTCTTACAACCTGTAAAAGCAAAAAGAAGGTACATAAGGAAAGCACAAAGCACAAAATAATGCACTTACATTTATGTTGTTTGACATAAAATGCACTGGGGGGGGAAGCTGATGTTGATAATAGTATAAATACCTATATTTCTTGAAAAAGTGAC
It encodes:
- the MITF gene encoding microphthalmia-associated transcription factor isoform X6 yields the protein MLEMLEYNHYQVQTHLENPTKYHIQQAQRQQVKQYLSTTLANKHANQALSLPCPNQPGDHVMPPGTGSSAPNSPMAMLTLNSNCEKEGFYKFEEQSRVESECPALNTHSRASCMQMDDVIDDIISLESSYNEEILGLMDPALQMANTLPVSGNLIDLYGNQSMPPPGLNISNSCPANLPNIKRELTACIFPTESEARALAKERQKKDNHNLIERRRRFNINDRIKELGTLIPKSNDPDMRWNKGTILKASVDYIRKLQREQQRTKELENRQKKLEHANRHLLLRIQELEMQARAHGLSLVPSTGLCSPDMVNRVIKQEPVLDNCNQDIMPHHTDLSCTTTLDLTDGTITFSDNLGNVTEPTGTYGVPAKMGSKLEDILMDDTLSPVGVTDPLLSSVSPGASKTSSRRSSVSMEDTDHAC
- the MITF gene encoding microphthalmia-associated transcription factor isoform X7, producing MLEMLEYNHYQVQTHLENPTKYHIQQAQRQQVKQYLSTTLANKHANQALSLPCPNQPGDHVMPPGTGSSAPNSPMAMLTLNSNCEKEGFYKFEEQSRVESECPALNTHSRASCMQMDDVIDDIISLESSYNEEILGLMDPALQMANTLPVSGNLIDLYGNQSMPPPGLNISNSCPANLPNIKRELTESEARALAKERQKKDNHNLIERRRRFNINDRIKELGTLIPKSNDPDMRWNKGTILKASVDYIRKLQREQQRTKELENRQKKLEHANRHLLLRIQELEMQARAHGLSLVPSTGLCSPDMVNRVIKQEPVLDNCNQDIMPHHTDLSCTTTLDLTDGTITFSDNLGNVTEPTGTYGVPAKMGSKLEDILMDDTLSPVGVTDPLLSSVSPGASKTSSRRSSVSMEDTDHAC
- the MITF gene encoding microphthalmia-associated transcription factor isoform X8 encodes the protein MLEMLEYNHYQVQTHLENPTKYHIQQAQRQQVKQYLSTTLANKHANQALSLPCPNQPGDHVMPPGTGSSAPNSPMAMLTLNSNCEKEMDDVIDDIISLESSYNEEILGLMDPALQMANTLPVSGNLIDLYGNQSMPPPGLNISNSCPANLPNIKRELTESEARALAKERQKKDNHNLIERRRRFNINDRIKELGTLIPKSNDPDMRWNKGTILKASVDYIRKLQREQQRTKELENRQKKLEHANRHLLLRIQELEMQARAHGLSLVPSTGLCSPDMVNRVIKQEPVLDNCNQDIMPHHTDLSCTTTLDLTDGTITFSDNLGNVTEPTGTYGVPAKMGSKLEDILMDDTLSPVGVTDPLLSSVSPGASKTSSRRSSVSMEDTDHAC